A single genomic interval of Mangifera indica cultivar Alphonso chromosome 5, CATAS_Mindica_2.1, whole genome shotgun sequence harbors:
- the LOC123217740 gene encoding double-stranded RNA-binding protein 1-like, translated as MKKRKKTTLPFRPYWIKLQVMMLSSRFLGMNLVSCKALLQTPSACSCSPVPVPEYSPSQSEVSAYFLCRQGFLRRFSSSVSNCCLFKSRLQEYAQKMGLQTPVYETTKEGPSHEPSFRSAVVVNDVRYESLPDFFNRKAAEQSAAEVALMELAKLGQVNPSISHPVHETGLCKNLLREYAQKMNYAIPMYRCQKDEAPGQVPHFSCTVEIGGIQYIGAAARTKKEAEIKATRTTLLAIQSSASELSGSPSGNSQLTVIPCRKRGTESVDKPKVDETVNVPKPKKARCLCLWWHAGYLRVGAIAKQSCVCCAL; from the exons atgaagaaaaggaagaaaacaacCCTACCTTTCCGACCCTACTGGATAAAATTGCAAGTGATGATGCTGTCCTCTCGGTTTCTGGGCATGAACCTTGTG TCATGTAAAGCTCTCCTCCAAACTCCAAGTGCGTGTAGCTGCTCTCCAGTTCCAGTTCCAGAGTACAGCCCTTCACAATCTGAAGTTTCGGCCTATTTTCTTTGTCGACAAGGGTTTCTCAGGCGTTTTAGTTCAA GTGTTTCAAATTGTTGTTTATTTAAGAGTCGATTACAGGAATACGCTCAGAAAATGGGACTTCAAACGCCTGTTTATGAGACTACTAAGGAAGGCCCATCTCATGAGCCTTCATTCAGATCTGCTGTGGTAGTGAATGATGTCAGATATGAATCTTTGCCTGATTTTTTTAATCGTAAGGCAGCGGAGCAGTCAGCTGCTGAAGTTGCACTTATGGAATTAGCAAAACTTGGTCAAGTGAATCCTTCCATCTCCCACCCTGTT CATGAAACAGGTTTATGCAAAAATCTACTTCGGGAATATGCACAAAAGATGAACTATGCTATTCCAATGTATCGGTGCCAAAAGGATGAAGCACCAGGACAAGTGCCTCATTTTTCATGTactgttgaaattggaggcatTCAGTATATTGGCGCTGCAGCAAGAACAAAGAAAGAAGCAGAGATCAAAGCTACTAGAACTACACTATTAGCCATCCAATCAAGTGCATCTGAGTTATCTGGCTCACCAAGTGGCAATTCTCAGCTAACTGTAATTCCTTGCAGGAAGAGGGGAACAGAGTCGGTTGATAAGCCTAAGGTGGACGAGACTGTAAATGTTCCAAAGCCAAAGAAAGCTAGATGTTTATGTTTGTGGTGGCATGCAGGTTACTTACGTGTTGGGGCAATTGCAAAACAAAGCTGCGTCTGCTGCGCTTTGTAA